One Ethanoligenens harbinense YUAN-3 genomic window carries:
- the hydF gene encoding [FeFe] hydrogenase H-cluster maturation GTPase HydF — MDTTPIANRTHIAFFGRRNAGKSSLLNAIAGQPVAVTSDVPGTTTDPVHKTMEILPLGPVLLTDTAGLDDTGELGGLRVEKAYEELRRTDLAVLVADAADGVGNFETAFIGELRKRRVPFVVVLNKCDTHAVSTDELDALKAAAAAPTAAVSAKTGEGVPALRELLARTVLPDTEELGLTSGLVGEGQTAVLVTPIDKAAPKGRLILPQQQTIRDILERDAIAVVTKEQELRYTLENLRQKPAAVITDSQAFLKVSADTPADIPLTSFSILFARQKGDLAALTKGVRRIASLKPGERVLIAEGCTHHRQSDDIGKVKIPRWIRRLVGGDVQFDWTSGLDFPRNMEQYAVVVHCGGCMLTRREMQYRIHYAQAHGVDVTNYGMLIAYVQGILERALGPFPAAALAFAKQDPETAS; from the coding sequence ATGGACACCACACCCATCGCCAACCGCACGCACATCGCCTTTTTCGGGCGGCGCAACGCGGGTAAATCCTCACTGCTCAATGCTATCGCCGGGCAGCCGGTCGCCGTCACGTCCGACGTGCCCGGCACCACCACCGACCCCGTGCATAAAACAATGGAGATCCTGCCGCTCGGGCCGGTGCTGCTAACCGACACCGCCGGCCTGGACGACACCGGCGAGCTGGGCGGCCTGCGGGTGGAAAAAGCCTATGAAGAACTGCGGCGCACCGACCTCGCCGTGCTGGTGGCGGACGCGGCGGACGGTGTCGGCAACTTTGAGACGGCGTTCATCGGAGAATTGCGCAAACGGCGGGTACCGTTCGTGGTGGTGCTCAACAAATGTGATACGCACGCGGTGAGTACGGACGAACTGGACGCGCTGAAAGCGGCTGCCGCAGCTCCCACCGCCGCGGTGAGCGCCAAAACAGGGGAGGGCGTGCCCGCCCTGCGGGAACTGCTGGCGCGCACCGTCTTGCCGGACACGGAGGAGCTTGGCCTGACCAGCGGGCTGGTCGGAGAAGGGCAGACCGCCGTGCTGGTGACGCCCATCGACAAAGCCGCGCCGAAGGGCCGCCTGATTCTGCCTCAACAGCAAACCATCCGCGACATCCTGGAGCGCGACGCCATCGCCGTGGTAACCAAAGAGCAGGAACTGCGCTACACGCTCGAAAACCTGCGGCAGAAACCCGCCGCGGTCATCACCGACTCGCAGGCGTTTCTCAAAGTGTCGGCGGACACACCGGCGGACATCCCGCTCACCTCGTTTTCCATCCTGTTTGCCCGCCAGAAAGGCGACCTCGCGGCATTAACCAAGGGCGTGCGACGCATCGCCTCGCTGAAACCGGGCGAGCGGGTGCTCATCGCGGAGGGCTGTACCCACCACCGGCAGTCGGACGACATCGGCAAGGTAAAGATCCCGCGCTGGATCCGCCGACTGGTGGGGGGAGACGTACAGTTCGACTGGACATCCGGTCTGGATTTTCCGCGCAACATGGAGCAGTATGCCGTGGTGGTACACTGCGGCGGCTGCATGCTCACCCGCCGGGAAATGCAGTACCGTATCCACTATGCGCAGGCCCACGGCGTGGATGTGACCAATTACGGCATGCTGATCGCCTATGTGCAGGGCATTCTGGAGCGGGCGCTGGGGCCGTTCCCCGCTGCAGCGCTTGCATTTGCCAAACAAGACCCGGAAACCGCATCCTAA
- a CDS encoding cupin domain-containing protein, whose translation MEKIVIANREHTPARHEEHGAYTFDKHLIVPKRAENRCTVAIMEVPPHKAAFPYHYHMNITEVFYIISGCGRLETPDGEKTVAAGDVLVFPCGESGAHRLWNTSDTEPLVYLDCDTTAAADVAFYPHSGKAGLLLEGQPGTFFPLSGAVNYYQNDPDA comes from the coding sequence TTGGAAAAAATCGTGATCGCCAACCGGGAGCACACACCCGCCCGGCATGAAGAACACGGCGCCTATACCTTTGACAAGCACCTCATCGTACCCAAACGCGCCGAAAACCGGTGCACCGTCGCCATTATGGAAGTGCCGCCGCACAAAGCGGCTTTTCCTTACCATTACCACATGAACATCACGGAAGTATTTTACATCATCTCCGGATGCGGGCGTCTGGAAACGCCGGACGGTGAGAAAACCGTGGCGGCGGGGGACGTGCTGGTGTTTCCCTGCGGGGAAAGCGGCGCGCACCGGCTATGGAACACCTCCGATACGGAGCCGCTGGTGTATCTGGACTGCGACACGACCGCTGCCGCCGACGTGGCGTTTTATCCACATTCCGGCAAAGCCGGGCTGCTCCTTGAGGGACAGCCGGGCACATTCTTTCCGCTTTCCGGCGCGGTGAACTATTATCAGAACGACCCGGACGCCTGA
- a CDS encoding aspartate ammonia-lyase has translation MRTERDLLGSYQIDDDAYYGVHSARARENFPLSGRRLHPELVKALAMVKQAAARANRDAGLLPPEKAEAIEKACAEIAAGGFSDQFITDALQGGAGTSANMNANEVIANRAIELLGGKKGDYTLVHPIDDVNRSQSTNDVFPTAVRVAAIRMLKPVSEGFARLQTALQEKEEAFSCVLKIGRTELQDAVPITLGQEFGAWAQAVARDRWRLYKVEERLRQVNLGGTAVGTGLNAPRAYVFAAAEHLRELTGLGLARAEDPIDPTQNCDVFAEVSGLLKAAAVNLAKIAGDLRLLSSGPRAGFGEIHLPAMQAGSSIMPGKVNPVIPEAVTQAAYQIMADDLAVTLAAQAGNLELNAFLPLIAKNLLEMLDLMRQAVFIFTKKCVAGIEPDRARCAALAEQSPSLAAALIDHIGYDAASRIAKDCLHTGKTVRQALLEDGRFTPEEIDRLLDPIAMTSGRG, from the coding sequence ATGAGGACGGAACGGGATCTGCTGGGAAGTTATCAGATAGACGACGACGCCTATTACGGTGTCCACAGCGCCAGAGCGCGGGAGAATTTTCCGCTTTCCGGGCGGCGGCTGCACCCTGAACTGGTGAAGGCGCTGGCGATGGTAAAGCAGGCGGCCGCGCGAGCCAACCGGGACGCCGGCCTGCTTCCGCCGGAAAAGGCGGAAGCCATCGAAAAAGCCTGCGCGGAGATCGCCGCGGGCGGGTTTTCCGACCAGTTTATCACCGACGCGCTGCAAGGCGGGGCGGGCACCTCCGCCAACATGAACGCCAACGAAGTGATCGCCAACCGGGCCATCGAGCTGTTGGGCGGGAAAAAGGGCGACTATACGCTGGTGCACCCCATCGACGACGTCAACCGCTCGCAATCCACCAACGACGTATTCCCCACGGCGGTGCGGGTGGCGGCCATCCGCATGCTCAAACCGGTAAGCGAAGGCTTCGCCCGTCTGCAAACCGCCTTGCAGGAAAAAGAAGAAGCATTTTCCTGCGTGCTGAAAATCGGCCGCACCGAATTGCAGGACGCCGTGCCCATCACACTGGGGCAGGAATTCGGCGCGTGGGCACAGGCGGTTGCACGCGACCGCTGGCGGCTGTACAAAGTAGAAGAACGCCTGCGGCAGGTCAATCTGGGCGGCACGGCGGTGGGCACGGGTTTAAACGCCCCGCGCGCCTATGTCTTCGCGGCGGCGGAGCACCTGCGGGAGCTGACCGGGCTGGGCCTCGCCCGCGCGGAAGACCCCATCGACCCCACGCAGAACTGCGACGTATTTGCGGAAGTCTCCGGCCTTTTAAAGGCCGCGGCGGTGAACCTCGCCAAAATTGCGGGCGACCTGCGGCTGCTTTCCTCCGGACCGCGCGCAGGATTCGGAGAGATCCACCTGCCCGCGATGCAGGCTGGCTCCTCCATCATGCCCGGCAAGGTCAACCCCGTTATCCCCGAGGCGGTGACACAGGCGGCCTATCAGATCATGGCGGACGATCTGGCTGTGACGCTGGCGGCGCAGGCGGGCAATCTGGAGCTGAACGCCTTTCTGCCGCTCATCGCCAAAAATTTGCTCGAAATGCTCGACCTGATGCGGCAGGCCGTCTTCATCTTTACCAAAAAATGCGTGGCGGGCATCGAACCCGACCGCGCACGCTGCGCGGCACTGGCGGAGCAAAGCCCTTCGCTCGCGGCGGCGCTCATCGACCATATCGGCTACGACGCGGCCTCCCGGATTGCCAAAGACTGCCTGCACACCGGCAAGACCGTGAGACAGGCGCTGCTGGAAGACGGCCGCTTCACCCCGGAAGAGATCGACCGCCTGCTCGACCCCATTGCCATGACCTCCGGGCGCGGATAA
- the hydE gene encoding [FeFe] hydrogenase H-cluster radical SAM maturase HydE, with the protein MLHAAECTDIVRHGDKPALAALIAKARLAGETERAALFNAADAARRPYYGKNVYFRGLIEFTSYCKNDCYYCGIRAGNRNARHYRLTAEEIWACAAKGYALGFRTFVLQGGEDPWYTDARICEIVSGLKERHADCAVTLSIGEKSFESYKRYYDAGADRFLLRHETANDAHYRLLHPPELSLAHRKQCLYDLRAIGYQVGAGFMVESPGQTDETLAEDFLFLRELQPHMVGIGPFVPHHDTRYAGLPTPTADFTLVLLSLLRLMLPKVLLPATTALGTVDPLGREKGLRAGANVVMPNLSPVTHRKDYMLYDNKICTGEEAAECLQCLSRRIASAGFIPDFGRGDHADRVEKAARA; encoded by the coding sequence ATGCTGCATGCAGCGGAATGCACGGACATTGTACGCCACGGCGATAAACCGGCGCTGGCGGCGCTCATCGCCAAAGCCCGGCTGGCCGGGGAAACGGAGCGCGCCGCGCTGTTTAACGCGGCCGATGCAGCCAGACGGCCATATTATGGGAAAAACGTCTATTTTCGCGGGCTGATCGAGTTCACCAGCTACTGCAAAAACGACTGCTATTACTGCGGTATCCGCGCCGGGAACCGGAACGCCCGCCACTACCGCCTGACTGCGGAGGAAATCTGGGCCTGCGCCGCCAAAGGCTATGCGCTCGGCTTCCGCACCTTCGTTTTGCAGGGCGGGGAAGACCCGTGGTATACCGACGCGCGCATCTGCGAGATCGTGAGCGGCCTGAAGGAACGCCACGCCGACTGCGCCGTTACCCTTTCCATCGGGGAAAAATCTTTTGAAAGCTACAAGCGGTATTATGACGCGGGGGCCGACCGCTTTCTGCTTCGGCACGAAACGGCAAATGACGCGCATTACCGGCTGCTGCACCCGCCGGAGCTCTCGCTCGCACACCGCAAGCAGTGCCTGTATGACCTGCGGGCCATCGGTTACCAGGTGGGGGCGGGCTTCATGGTGGAATCACCGGGACAGACCGACGAGACCCTCGCAGAAGATTTCCTGTTTCTGCGCGAGTTGCAGCCGCATATGGTGGGCATCGGACCGTTCGTGCCGCACCACGACACGCGTTATGCCGGTCTGCCCACCCCCACGGCGGATTTCACGCTGGTGCTCCTTTCGCTGCTGCGGCTGATGCTGCCGAAGGTGCTGCTGCCCGCCACCACGGCGCTGGGCACCGTGGACCCGCTGGGACGTGAAAAGGGCCTGCGGGCCGGGGCAAACGTAGTGATGCCCAACCTCTCGCCCGTGACCCACCGCAAGGACTACATGCTGTACGACAACAAAATCTGCACCGGGGAAGAAGCGGCGGAATGCCTGCAATGCCTCTCGCGGCGCATTGCTTCGGCGGGCTTTATCCCCGACTTCGGGCGCGGCGACCACGCCGACCGGGTGGAAAAGGCGGCGCGCGCATGA
- a CDS encoding putative manganese-dependent inorganic diphosphatase: MSQTVYVTGHRNPDTDSICSSLSYAALKRALGMNAVAARLGKVNRETAFILSHFEVDPPELLASVRGQVEDITLEEIKPLSPSTALQTALEALYAEKSGPLPVADADGRLAGLVSAGDIAALALTYLSGGEADGTAAGLRQKFQGLPVSDAMRTSGYDVLHPADYISDARATLEADSAGRVPVVDETGSYLGFCTLALLETYRRKQVILVDHSERTQTVDGLDEADLLEIIDHHRIGDIQTPGPIYFRNEPVGCSATIVTKLYDENGVVPEPKIAGLLCSAILSDTVKFKSPTCTPVDKATALRLADIAGIDIDGYAKQMFEAGASLEGMSPDEIIHNDYKEYIISGKKLGISQVTMATLSSFAGYREPVLFRSAEMLEQEGYAAVMVIVTAILDEQTEVLFKETEPGLVALAFGDTKDDCSFLMEGVVSRKKQIVPRLTRALS, translated from the coding sequence ATGAGCCAGACAGTATATGTGACCGGGCACCGCAACCCGGATACCGATTCCATCTGTTCGTCTCTCAGCTATGCCGCGCTCAAGCGCGCGCTGGGCATGAACGCCGTCGCGGCGAGACTGGGCAAGGTGAACCGCGAGACGGCGTTCATCCTGTCGCATTTTGAGGTGGACCCGCCGGAACTGCTCGCTTCAGTGCGCGGGCAGGTCGAGGATATCACGCTCGAAGAGATCAAGCCGCTCTCGCCGTCCACTGCGCTGCAAACGGCGCTTGAGGCACTCTATGCGGAAAAAAGCGGCCCGCTCCCGGTGGCGGATGCGGATGGGCGGCTGGCCGGCCTTGTGTCGGCCGGGGATATTGCCGCGCTCGCGCTCACTTATCTGAGCGGCGGGGAAGCAGACGGCACCGCGGCCGGACTGCGGCAGAAATTTCAGGGCCTGCCGGTGTCGGATGCGATGCGCACTTCCGGCTATGATGTGCTGCACCCCGCCGATTATATCAGCGACGCCCGCGCCACGCTGGAAGCCGACTCCGCCGGGCGGGTTCCGGTGGTGGACGAAACGGGCAGCTACCTTGGGTTCTGCACGCTGGCGCTGCTGGAAACCTACCGCCGCAAGCAGGTGATCCTGGTGGATCACAGCGAGCGGACGCAGACGGTGGACGGTCTGGATGAGGCCGACCTGCTCGAGATCATCGACCATCACCGCATTGGCGACATCCAGACCCCCGGACCCATCTATTTCCGCAACGAGCCGGTGGGCTGCTCGGCAACCATTGTGACCAAACTCTACGATGAAAACGGTGTCGTGCCCGAGCCGAAGATCGCGGGCTTGCTCTGCTCGGCTATCCTTTCGGATACGGTTAAGTTCAAGTCCCCTACCTGCACGCCGGTGGATAAAGCAACCGCTCTGCGCCTGGCGGACATCGCCGGCATCGACATAGACGGCTACGCCAAACAGATGTTTGAGGCGGGTGCGTCTCTGGAAGGCATGTCGCCGGATGAGATCATTCACAACGACTATAAGGAATATATCATCAGCGGCAAAAAACTGGGCATCTCGCAGGTGACCATGGCCACGCTCTCAAGCTTCGCGGGCTACCGCGAGCCGGTGCTCTTCCGCAGCGCGGAAATGCTCGAGCAGGAAGGCTATGCCGCCGTGATGGTCATTGTGACGGCCATCCTTGATGAGCAGACCGAAGTGCTGTTCAAAGAGACCGAGCCGGGTCTGGTGGCGCTGGCGTTCGGTGACACGAAAGACGACTGCAGCTTCCTGATGGAGGGTGTGGTATCCCGTAAGAAGCAGATCGTACCGCGGCTCACCCGCGCACTTTCGTAA
- a CDS encoding iron-containing alcohol dehydrogenase, whose protein sequence is MARFTLPRDIYFGNNAIEELSNLKGHKKAFVVTGGHSMQKFGFLDKLEDVLKKAGLEVQLFAGVEPDPSVETVYKGAEAMRAFQPDVIVAIGGGSPIDAAKAMWVFYEYPEKKFDDIKDPFSLPKLRQKAIFVAVPSTSGTATEVTAFSVITDYSTKVKYPLADFEITPDVAVLDYALAQTMPPKLTAHTGMDALTHAIEAYVAVARSPFSDPLAIKAIQWVFDNLSDSYNGNKKARERMHVAQCLAGMAFSNALLGICHSLAHKIGAQFDLPHGLCNAILLPYVIKYNSVVSMKDYADIARSLGLPGGTDKQLTHSLIEAVKTLNARVGILPTLRENGVTDELFNAHIDFIAEQAQLDPCTGANPRGTTPGELKKVLECALDGSPLNF, encoded by the coding sequence ATGGCAAGATTCACATTGCCGCGGGACATTTATTTCGGCAACAACGCGATTGAAGAACTGAGCAACCTCAAAGGCCACAAAAAAGCGTTTGTCGTTACCGGCGGTCACTCCATGCAGAAATTCGGGTTTCTCGATAAGCTGGAGGACGTGCTGAAAAAAGCGGGCTTGGAAGTGCAGCTTTTTGCGGGCGTGGAGCCCGACCCGTCTGTTGAGACCGTCTATAAGGGCGCCGAAGCCATGCGCGCTTTCCAGCCGGATGTCATCGTTGCCATCGGCGGCGGTTCTCCCATCGATGCCGCCAAGGCGATGTGGGTCTTCTATGAATATCCCGAGAAGAAATTCGACGATATCAAAGACCCGTTCTCCCTGCCCAAGCTGCGGCAGAAAGCCATCTTCGTGGCCGTGCCCTCCACCAGCGGCACCGCGACCGAAGTGACGGCTTTCTCGGTCATCACCGACTATTCCACCAAAGTCAAATACCCGCTGGCCGACTTCGAAATCACGCCGGACGTTGCGGTGCTCGACTATGCGCTGGCGCAGACCATGCCTCCCAAACTGACCGCCCACACCGGCATGGACGCCCTCACCCACGCCATTGAAGCCTATGTCGCCGTGGCGCGTTCCCCGTTCAGCGACCCACTGGCCATCAAAGCCATCCAGTGGGTCTTCGATAACCTCTCCGATTCCTACAACGGCAACAAAAAAGCGCGTGAGCGCATGCATGTGGCGCAGTGCCTGGCCGGCATGGCGTTTTCCAACGCGCTGCTGGGCATCTGCCACTCGCTGGCCCACAAGATCGGCGCGCAGTTTGATCTGCCGCATGGCCTGTGCAACGCCATCCTGCTGCCTTATGTCATCAAATACAACTCGGTCGTTTCCATGAAGGATTACGCCGACATTGCCCGCTCGCTCGGCCTGCCGGGCGGCACCGACAAGCAGCTCACCCATTCCCTCATCGAAGCGGTGAAAACCCTCAATGCCCGTGTGGGTATTCTCCCCACGCTGCGTGAAAACGGCGTGACCGACGAACTTTTCAACGCGCACATCGACTTCATCGCCGAGCAGGCCCAACTGGATCCCTGCACGGGCGCAAACCCGCGCGGCACCACGCCGGGCGAGCTGAAGAAGGTTCTGGAATGCGCGCTGGACGGCTCGCCGCTGAACTTCTAA
- a CDS encoding [Fe-Fe] hydrogenase large subunit C-terminal domain-containing protein: protein MNTIMGLSRADCRGCYKCIRACPVKSLSCLDEQVRVVDGECIYCGRCLLICPQNAKYIRDDLEKVRSAIAAGEKLYASVEPSCQAAFPGVDMGKMASALSALGFVHAEPVTVGAAQVTRAYDAASVSWKAPNLITTACPSIYLLVQRHYPELVEQLAPTVSFAVAHARIIRQIYGPRARVVSIGPCISQKHDAQDGESGNALYASLTFSELAAWFASAGIDPREMKRKPMGTVAYDYFARPGGVIHHLAKETRRKWECVAVDGVDRCAEVLESVRRDGLSGYFLELTACAGGCLGGPILRMMNVPYLTAKDALVHGPRQETPGPRLLTQGVEADLSRSFRKLAPRRSPIREEEIASVLARMGKTSVKQELNCGCCGYSTCREKAVAVIHGKADISMCVPYMRELAESMSATVVENIPTGVLILNEKLQVEHINPAAVALLHVRGEICGRSVGALLPSNDFYQVLSTGENILHHKVRYEKPGIVVSQSVVRVQSARTVIVLLEDITHKELESEKHRVMTEETAQFAREVVEKQMRVVQQIAGLLGETAMETKLALSKLTNTLVEQAGEEHDASH, encoded by the coding sequence ATGAACACGATCATGGGACTGAGCAGGGCGGATTGCAGGGGATGTTATAAATGCATCCGCGCCTGCCCCGTCAAATCTCTTTCCTGCCTGGATGAGCAGGTGCGGGTGGTGGATGGGGAATGCATCTATTGCGGCCGCTGTCTGCTCATCTGTCCGCAGAACGCCAAATATATCCGCGACGACCTGGAAAAGGTGCGGTCCGCCATCGCTGCGGGGGAAAAGCTGTACGCGTCGGTGGAGCCGTCCTGCCAGGCCGCCTTCCCGGGGGTGGATATGGGCAAAATGGCCTCGGCGCTGAGCGCGTTGGGGTTTGTGCATGCCGAGCCGGTCACAGTGGGCGCGGCGCAGGTCACCCGCGCATATGACGCCGCCTCCGTGTCGTGGAAAGCGCCCAACCTCATCACTACCGCCTGCCCGTCCATCTATCTGCTGGTGCAGCGGCATTATCCCGAGCTGGTGGAGCAGCTGGCGCCCACGGTCAGCTTTGCCGTTGCCCATGCGCGCATTATCCGGCAGATCTACGGGCCGCGTGCGCGGGTGGTTTCCATCGGGCCCTGCATCTCGCAGAAGCATGATGCGCAGGACGGGGAGAGCGGAAATGCCCTGTATGCTTCGCTCACGTTCAGCGAGCTGGCTGCGTGGTTCGCATCCGCCGGGATTGACCCGCGGGAGATGAAACGCAAACCCATGGGCACCGTAGCGTACGACTATTTTGCCCGACCGGGCGGCGTGATCCATCACCTGGCCAAGGAAACGCGCCGCAAGTGGGAATGCGTGGCGGTGGACGGGGTGGATCGCTGCGCCGAAGTGCTGGAATCCGTCCGGAGGGACGGGCTTTCCGGTTATTTTCTGGAACTCACCGCCTGTGCGGGCGGCTGCCTGGGCGGCCCCATTCTGCGGATGATGAATGTTCCCTATCTCACGGCCAAAGATGCGCTGGTGCATGGCCCCAGGCAGGAGACGCCCGGTCCCCGCCTGCTCACACAGGGTGTGGAGGCAGACCTCAGCCGTTCGTTCCGCAAACTGGCGCCCCGCCGCTCCCCCATCCGGGAAGAAGAGATCGCGTCCGTTCTGGCCCGCATGGGCAAAACATCGGTCAAGCAGGAGCTCAACTGCGGCTGCTGTGGATACAGCACCTGCCGCGAAAAGGCCGTGGCGGTCATCCACGGCAAGGCGGATATCAGCATGTGCGTGCCGTATATGCGTGAACTGGCGGAGAGCATGTCCGCGACGGTGGTGGAAAACATCCCCACCGGCGTGCTCATCCTTAACGAGAAACTGCAGGTCGAGCATATCAACCCCGCGGCTGTAGCTCTGCTGCACGTGCGGGGCGAGATCTGCGGCCGGTCGGTGGGCGCGCTGCTGCCGAGCAACGACTTTTATCAGGTGCTGAGCACCGGGGAGAACATCCTGCACCACAAAGTGCGGTATGAGAAACCGGGCATCGTGGTTTCTCAATCGGTGGTGCGCGTACAGAGCGCCCGGACGGTGATCGTGCTGCTTGAAGACATCACCCACAAGGAGCTGGAAAGCGAAAAGCACCGTGTGATGACCGAGGAGACCGCGCAGTTCGCGCGCGAAGTGGTGGAAAAACAGATGCGGGTGGTGCAGCAGATCGCCGGGCTGCTGGGGGAAACGGCGATGGAGACCAAGCTGGCGCTCTCCAAGCTCACCAACACGCTCGTGGAACAGGCGGGTGAGGAGCATGACGCAAGCCATTGA
- a CDS encoding transposase — protein sequence MPCYKTLSLEIREPGRRKRELMDTALLSYTRALEQLLRQCREPVQALARGGRRVTRAQVQALADKDMLRALNVYGVQPFKDSLKQDFATILLSFAARWQKSGGQAGYPCVRLEPEEADARIRALTDAYDAGMLSAAEMRGRLAVVLAHSGRVHPLYFGRYAAARDYCLLYDPGTGRFFAKLHLLNAKSRLPPAPFGRELRVVAPGLPSAQATDGPRRFIVVPLSFGKAQQEVLRQALDHPQILRTARLVRHGDAYRLVLSVEVSCNACVVPQATMGVARAAAALACTVCGRDGAVQGNAMLSARGGQMLFCLAKEITARALEARAQVVLEANGGRGDGFLLRDGGRFQPEVFPAGQYMRLEHILRYKLVEAGLPPPVCVSGSGLNITCPRCGAVTRKNRLSPQMFACVACGYAAPFPFVGSRNLAVRLQKYAGNKVPVYVREENGMRHYFNDALGFSCTVPAEDGETVVFYELSLMAKGRQEDWCEGKKYAMLCKLRAAEDIRNAVRWVPVK from the coding sequence ATGCCCTGCTACAAAACGCTTTCGTTGGAGATCCGTGAGCCTGGGCGGCGGAAACGGGAACTGATGGATACCGCCCTGCTGTCCTATACCCGCGCGTTGGAGCAACTGCTGCGGCAGTGCCGGGAGCCGGTGCAGGCGCTGGCCCGGGGCGGCCGGCGCGTCACGCGTGCGCAGGTGCAGGCGCTGGCGGACAAGGATATGCTGCGTGCACTCAATGTTTACGGTGTGCAGCCCTTCAAGGACTCGCTCAAGCAGGATTTTGCCACTATTTTGCTCAGTTTTGCCGCGCGCTGGCAGAAGTCGGGCGGCCAGGCGGGCTATCCCTGTGTCCGCCTGGAGCCGGAGGAGGCGGATGCGCGGATCCGCGCCCTGACGGACGCTTACGATGCGGGAATGCTTTCGGCCGCAGAGATGCGCGGGCGGCTGGCGGTTGTGCTTGCGCACAGTGGGCGGGTGCATCCGCTCTATTTCGGGCGGTATGCCGCCGCGCGGGACTATTGCCTGCTCTATGATCCCGGTACCGGGCGTTTTTTCGCCAAGCTGCACCTGCTCAATGCCAAAAGCCGTTTGCCGCCGGCGCCTTTCGGGCGCGAACTGCGCGTAGTGGCGCCCGGTCTTCCGTCTGCTCAGGCAACGGACGGCCCCCGGCGGTTCATCGTGGTGCCGCTGTCGTTCGGCAAAGCGCAGCAGGAGGTGCTGCGGCAGGCTCTGGACCATCCGCAGATTCTCCGCACGGCAAGGCTGGTGCGGCACGGCGACGCATACCGTCTGGTGCTGAGCGTGGAGGTATCCTGCAATGCGTGCGTGGTGCCGCAGGCGACGATGGGCGTGGCGCGAGCAGCCGCGGCGCTGGCCTGCACGGTGTGCGGCAGGGATGGCGCCGTGCAGGGAAACGCCATGCTCTCCGCGAGAGGCGGGCAGATGCTGTTCTGCCTGGCGAAGGAGATCACTGCGCGCGCATTGGAGGCACGCGCACAGGTGGTGCTGGAAGCAAACGGCGGTCGGGGCGACGGCTTTCTCCTGCGGGATGGCGGCCGTTTCCAGCCGGAGGTGTTCCCTGCCGGGCAATATATGCGGCTGGAGCATATCCTGCGGTATAAACTCGTGGAAGCGGGGCTGCCTCCGCCTGTATGTGTCAGCGGCAGCGGCTTGAACATCACCTGCCCCCGCTGTGGGGCGGTTACCCGAAAAAACCGTCTTTCCCCGCAGATGTTCGCCTGTGTTGCCTGTGGATACGCAGCGCCCTTTCCGTTCGTGGGCAGCCGCAACCTTGCCGTCCGGCTGCAGAAATACGCGGGCAACAAGGTGCCCGTGTATGTGCGGGAGGAAAACGGCATGCGGCACTATTTCAACGACGCGCTGGGTTTTTCCTGCACGGTGCCCGCCGAGGACGGAGAGACCGTGGTGTTTTACGAGTTGAGCCTGATGGCGAAAGGCCGGCAGGAGGACTGGTGCGAAGGCAAAAAATACGCCATGCTCTGCAAACTGCGCGCGGCGGAGGATATCCGCAATGCGGTGCGCTGGGTGCCGGTGAAATGA
- a CDS encoding helix-turn-helix domain-containing protein, translating to MYKRIRDLREDKSLSQTRMAEILHCSQRVYSNYERGEVDIPTGILIRLADFHQTSTDYLLGRTSVSKPYPKG from the coding sequence ATGTATAAACGAATTAGAGATTTGCGAGAAGACAAAAGCCTTTCACAAACCCGGATGGCGGAAATCCTGCATTGCAGTCAGCGGGTTTACAGCAATTATGAGCGTGGAGAAGTGGACATACCGACCGGCATTTTAATCAGGCTGGCAGATTTCCACCAGACCAGTACGGATTACCTGCTGGGAAGGACAAGCGTTTCAAAACCCTATCCAAAAGGGTGA